In the genome of Candidatus Poribacteria bacterium, the window CCTCTCGGGTTGTATGTTTCCCCTTCCACATCACAGTATCCAAGTTTGATAGAGACTTGGGGAGCATCCTTGCGTCTGCACCCACCACAGATACAGACCTTTTACTAACATTGTTTCGGCTGCCACGCCGAGATACCGCGATATTGTGTGTAGAAAGTGGTTTAACTTGTGGAGTGGACGTTTGGAAACCTGCGCTTCGCACAGGTCCCCCAAACTTCAGTTGGGGGTCACTGACGCCTTGTCTTTTCAACCACCGTCCGATCCTCCTTTATCCCCATTTTTGTATAGTCTATTTTAACATAGTCTGCCGGAATTTGTCAAAGGTTCTTTACTACCGAAAAATCGCCAATTTCTCCAGATACGTGTATGTTTCTCCCTTTGAAACAACCGTGATATGGCAGATATAAACACCTGGAGATACCGCCAATCCATAGGAGGTTTGCTGATTCCACCATGTCCGCCAGATACGTTCATCGAACCTGTCAGCGACCCCTTCAATCCGCTTTATCAGATTACCGCCCGAATCATAGATGAGTACCTGTAGGTCTGTTATACCTACATTTGCGGCAACCCGAAATTCAGTCAAACCGTCTGAACGCGCTGGGTTCGGAAAAACGATCACATCTTCCCAAGCAAACGCCTGTGTTAAAACAACGGACTTCGCGACTGAGACTGCGCCCAGCGGATAGCGCGCCGTCACGCGAAGAGTGTTCTCTCCTGGGTGTAACGGCACTGTTGCAGTATAGGTTTGCATCTCTCGATCCAAAACCGCCAACGTCTGACTCGGATAAACAATAATATCTATTGGAAAACCTGAACGAAAGGTCCCTTTAATTTTTAATGGATTTTCATTTGTCGTTGATGGAACTTCCAATGTTACGTCTGGAATCTGCCGCGTTGGATGGAACATAGACGTGAGCAGACCGTCCACTGTGACAAGCACAAGTTGCGTTACCTTTCTCACCAGACCAAAATTAACCTTATCCACAGTATCACGGGACGTGTGATAAAAAGGATTGGCGTTGTAGTTTTGAGAATCCCGCCACGGCGTAGAACTCTCAGTTAAAGTGACAGCATCATAACCACCATCCCAGAACGATTTGTGAGAGGAAATATCAACGAATTCATCTTGGGTGCGACGAATCTTTAAGCCGACGTTATACCATGTATTTGCAATTATGAGCGCACGGCTTATCCAAGCAGAATCGTTGTTGGTAACAATTTCAACAAGATCGGTTTTCCAATTGAAACCCAACATGTCCAGATTAAAAACACCGACAATCCTTTTCGGAACAAGGTCAGTCTCACCACTCCTCCTTGTAGCGGAAGCCTCCCGAACATAGTGCCGACTCCCAAGGGAACCGAGTTCCTCACCCCCGAACGCGATAAACCGTATCTCGTGTTCATATTCGTAGCGACTTAACAAATAAGCAATTTCCAGCATCGCAGCAACACCCGTCCCGTTATCATTTGCCCCCGGTGCAGTGGAGATTAATGGATTCCAATTCGGTTCACGCACAGCTTGCGTGTCATAATGCGCACAGATGATAAAGATACGGTTGCTGGATGAAGTCGGCATTGCTGGTAGAACAGCGGTTATGTTCCTGATGCCGCCAAACACTTGTTCACTGACTTTCAAACGCGGAGAACGGCGAAACTCACGCATAATGTAATGCACAATGTCATCCGTCGCCTCGCGGTGGTGTGCGTTACGTGTGTGATGGGGACGCAAGTTATGTCTTGATGAAGCGTTTTCCTGCAACGCCATGACCTGTGCTTCAAGCGCGTCGGATTGCACTAACGTGAGCAGTTCATCGCCACGACTCAAGGGTTGAGTACCCTCTTCCGCCATAACAGGAAAGGAGATAAATATAACAAGGAAGAAAATTAGGTGGATCTTTAGAGTAGCGTGTAGGTTCCGTCTTAATTGCCTTGACATAAGAACGAAAATTGGATATCCTATTTAAGAATTGTTTCATATTATAACAGATTCTATTGGCATTGTAAACAAGAGAGAACCAAATCACCAGGGCCATTCAATTTTCGGTTTTTTGGGCATTTTCTGGGAGTCATCGCGACCGGCAGTTCGTTTCTACAGCAATGCATCGGGAAGCTGAAGTCTTTTCTGCACATCTGCCGACGCAAAATAACTGCGAAAACGCAGCCTGCAACAACGGCGCAGGCGACTCAAACACGAAAACTGTCAAAGTCCAAACCTACTCCATCAAACCGCAAGGAATAATTGAAAGAATGCCAGCAAATCTACCCCCGACCTACTATAAACTCAAGCACCAGCACGAAGCCGCCAAGACAGATGAAGAGCGACTGAGCCTGTTAGAGGAAATGTTACGGATCATCCCGAAACATAAAGGTTCAGAAAAGGTGGTCTCTGATATTCGTCGCCGTATCGCCAGACACAAGAGAGGTCCAGCAGAAAAAGGGGGCAAGGGTGCCAGTAAAAGAAGTTACAGCGAACACATTCCAAAGCAGGGAGCCGGACAGATCGTCCTCATAGGACCCCCGAACGGCGGTAAATCGCAAATCCTATCAAGCTTTACGAATGCCAAAATAGAGGTATCACTAACCCCCTATACGACGACTCTGCCAACTGTCGGAATGCTACGTTATGAAAATATCCAATTCCAGCTCATTGATACGCCATCTCTTATGCTGGACTTCATTTCATCAACAGTTCTGACGCTCACTCGCAATGCTGACCTTGTTCTGCCGATTGTAAGCCTCGCGAGCGATAACTTATTGGATGATCTCGATATGGTGGTAGCGTTTCTTAAGGAGGCAGACTGCGACACGCCGGAGAATGGACATCTCGTTGTCGCCAATCAACTCGATGCGGCAGGCGCAGAAGAGCGATTGGAAATTCTTAAAGAATTCTACGACGAAACGTTTCAAATTTATCCGATTTCTGCCGAAACGGGTGCAGGCAAAGAGACTTTATCGCAAGCACTCTATGCAGAATTGGACATCTTGCGCATTTATCCCAAGGCACCCGGCAAAACCACAGAACGCGATGATCCCATCGTTCTCCCTATAGGCTCAACCGTGCTTGACGCCGCTATGGAGTTACACAAAGATTTTGCCGAATTTAGGTTCGCACGGATATGGGGACCCCACTGGCACGATGGACAATCTGTCAGTCGCAATGATGTCATTTACGATGGCGATGTGGTTGAATTTCATTTGTAGTTACGGAGGTAAACTATGTTAATCAAAATTCAAAAATCAGAAAATAGTGACGGAATTTCCTTTACGAAGAATATTTTAGAAGCAGCCCAGATAAACGTAGGTGATGAAGTACAGGTAACAATTCAGAACGGACGAATTATCATTGAAACGGCAATCAGAACACGTAGACGTACTGATTTGAAAGCACTCCTTGCTCAAATGCCAGAGGACTACCAGCCAGAAGAATTCGACTGGGGCAAACCTGTAGGGAAAGAGGAATGGTAGATGCCCAATTATATTCCACAGGCAGGGGATTTCGTGCGCCTCACCTTCGACCCACAATCAGGATATGAACAAAGAGGTAGGCGCCCCGCGCTGGTAGTCAGCAATACCTTATTTAATGCCCGGACTCAACTTGCCATGGTATGTCCGATAACCAACACCTTTAGGAATGTTCCATTCCATGTTAAAGTTCCCAGTGATTCTTCACTGACTGGGTACATCATGGTAGAGCAGATTAAATCTGTTGATTACGTTAGCCGCCAGGTGCAGTTCCTTGAAAAAGCATCCAATTGGGTACTTGACGAGGTACTAAGCATTTTGGAAGCGTGTCTATATTAGTTTTCCTAAGCACATAGACTCATGAGGACAAGCCGTAGGTTGATGCAATGAAAAATAGAAGAACCTCTCCATATCTCATATACTCACTCATCATCCACGTTACACTGCTATTCGTAATGTGGTGGGTGGCTCCCCAGCAAGTGCCTGTGCTACCGTTCTATGACGAGATAGAAGCTTCAATAACCCACGTTGAACGACCCCCACTCCCGATTAAACAACTCCCCGTTGTTGAACCTACCGCACCCGTCGTCGAAAAAGAGAAACCCAAACCACCACCGAAACCGAAAGCGGGTTTGAGCGCATCTTGGCAATTGCAAGCTCAAGACGTATCAGAAGTTGCAAATCTCGAAACACGTAGACAGGAGAACACAAATCGAGCGCGACAGATCGGAGACGGGTTATCGCAACTGAATCCTGTTGTAGGGAAGCAGACTGGCTATGCTCCCGAAAGCCGATTAGCAGTAAAATCACTCGATCAACCAACGGTTACCTTGCCCTCCACACCCGAAACAGATTACGTGGCACCGCAAGGAGAAATCAACCGAATTTCTTTAGACACCGATGGCACCTTATTGGATGGCACCTCACCAACTGTTGACGCACCGAAGATTCACTACGGCAGTGAACGCGGGGACGCGCTTCGGGCAACTGGTATGGGCAACTCTTGGGGCGGCGGTGGCACATCCGGCGGAGGCAACGTAGGTGGCGTTTTCGTCTATATGATGAAAGACATCGCTCGGACGCTGGCAGAAGCAAGCGTGACGAAAAAAGTTGATGTTGTTTTTGTTCTTGATGAAACGGCAAGTA includes:
- a CDS encoding M20/M25/M40 family metallo-hydrolase, with amino-acid sequence MSRGDELLTLVQSDALEAQVMALQENASSRHNLRPHHTRNAHHREATDDIVHYIMREFRRSPRLKVSEQVFGGIRNITAVLPAMPTSSSNRIFIICAHYDTQAVREPNWNPLISTAPGANDNGTGVAAMLEIAYLLSRYEYEHEIRFIAFGGEELGSLGSRHYVREASATRRSGETDLVPKRIVGVFNLDMLGFNWKTDLVEIVTNNDSAWISRALIIANTWYNVGLKIRRTQDEFVDISSHKSFWDGGYDAVTLTESSTPWRDSQNYNANPFYHTSRDTVDKVNFGLVRKVTQLVLVTVDGLLTSMFHPTRQIPDVTLEVPSTTNENPLKIKGTFRSGFPIDIIVYPSQTLAVLDREMQTYTATVPLHPGENTLRVTARYPLGAVSVAKSVVLTQAFAWEDVIVFPNPARSDGLTEFRVAANVGITDLQVLIYDSGGNLIKRIEGVADRFDERIWRTWWNQQTSYGLAVSPGVYICHITVVSKGETYTYLEKLAIFR
- a CDS encoding type II toxin-antitoxin system PemK/MazF family toxin; its protein translation is MPNYIPQAGDFVRLTFDPQSGYEQRGRRPALVVSNTLFNARTQLAMVCPITNTFRNVPFHVKVPSDSSLTGYIMVEQIKSVDYVSRQVQFLEKASNWVLDEVLSILEACLY
- a CDS encoding transcriptional regulator/antitoxin, MazE gives rise to the protein MLIKIQKSENSDGISFTKNILEAAQINVGDEVQVTIQNGRIIIETAIRTRRRTDLKALLAQMPEDYQPEEFDWGKPVGKEEW
- a CDS encoding 50S ribosome-binding GTPase, whose amino-acid sequence is MPANLPPTYYKLKHQHEAAKTDEERLSLLEEMLRIIPKHKGSEKVVSDIRRRIARHKRGPAEKGGKGASKRSYSEHIPKQGAGQIVLIGPPNGGKSQILSSFTNAKIEVSLTPYTTTLPTVGMLRYENIQFQLIDTPSLMLDFISSTVLTLTRNADLVLPIVSLASDNLLDDLDMVVAFLKEADCDTPENGHLVVANQLDAAGAEERLEILKEFYDETFQIYPISAETGAGKETLSQALYAELDILRIYPKAPGKTTERDDPIVLPIGSTVLDAAMELHKDFAEFRFARIWGPHWHDGQSVSRNDVIYDGDVVEFHL